Proteins co-encoded in one Lates calcarifer isolate ASB-BC8 linkage group LG17, TLL_Latcal_v3, whole genome shotgun sequence genomic window:
- the osbpl9 gene encoding oxysterol-binding protein-related protein 9 isoform X3 yields the protein MAFLHVPLRSTLAGRRAPSDTGHNRTMWFSKSKAAVAANTEAETGFVPSVQDFDKKLAEADAYLQILIDQLKLFDEKIKDCKEDESRRKIENLKETTCSMVESIKHCIVLLQIAKDQSNEQQHANGLISTINPVDGIYQPPLDTPVVNTTMPTQTTLPTDASQVCKSDQRPSTLPVGPVVTVMGSLQTPTPNSTGSGPSGPSSGVASPAHIPLPSHSVPDFSYSSSEDEFYDADEFYQSSTSPKHCIDPSGPAAATPLTNEETGLKRPDTTESLNSSMSNGTTDADQFDSHDDRDDEGEGESVEEHKSVIMHLLSQVRLGMDLTKVVLPTFILERRSLLEMYADFFAHPDLFVSIAEQPEPRERMVHVVKWYLSAFHAGRKGSVAKKPYNPILGEVFYCHWDLPSEAEEPSPHTETVSDGPVPWSSPNSVCFVAEQVSHHPPISAFYAECLNKKIQFNAHIWTKSKFLGMSIGVHNIGQGCVSCLEHDEHYILTFPNGYGRSILTVPWVELGGECNISCSKSGYSANIVFHTKPFYGGKKHRITAEIFAPNDKKSFCSIEGEWNGVMYAKWATGENTVFIDTKRMGIIKKKVRKLEDQLEYESRRLWRDVTLNLKLKDIDAATEAKHRLEEKQRAEARERKENEQQWETRLFHEDGECWVYDEPLLKRLVSQRH from the exons ATGGCTTTCCTTCACGTTCCTTTGAGATCGACTTTAGCAGGAAGACGAGCCCCCTCAGACACAGGCCACAACAGGACTATGTGGTTCAGCAAATCCAAAGCAGCGGTAGCAGCCAATACG GAGGCTGAGACAGGATTTGTTCCAAGTGTTCAAGACTTTGATAAGAAGCTAGCTGAAGCTGATGCCTACCTACAGATTCTGATTGACCAGTTAAAG ctgtttgatgagaagatcaaGGACTGCAAAGAAGATGAATCACGCAGA aaAATTGAAAATCTGAAAGAGACTACTTGT agtATGGTAGAGTCCATCAAGCACTGTATTGTACTGCTGCAAATTGCCAAG GACCAAAGTAACGAACAGCAACACGCAAACGGACTTATA AGCACCATAAACCCAGTGGATGGGATCTACCAGCCCCCTCTGGATACTCCTGTAGTCAACACCACGATGCCAACACAGACCACACTACCAACAG ACGCTTCTCAGGTGTGTAAATCAGACCAACGACCCTCCACATTACCTGTTGGTCCCGTCGTCACAGTGATGGGCAGTCTGCAGACCCCGACTCCCAACAGCACAG GGAGTGGCCCATCAGGCCCCAGCAGCGGCGTCGCTTCCCCAGCTCACATTCCCCTCCCCTCGCACTCAGTGCCAGACTTCAGCTATTCCTCCAGCGAGGATGAGTTCTACGACGCTGATGAGTTTTACCAGAGCAGCACTTCCCCCAAACATTGCATAGA TCCCTCAGGCCCTGCTGCCGCCACACCCCTCACTAATGAAGAAACAGGGTTGAAACGGCCAGACACCACCGAATCCCTCAACTCGTCCATGTCCAATGGTACCACAGATGCAG ATCAGTTTGACAGCCATGACGATCGTGACGATGAAGGCGAGGGCGAGTCTGTGGAGGAGCACAAGAGCGTCATCATGCATCTGCTCTCTCAAGTTCGCTTGGGCATGGACCTCACGAAG GTGGTCCTGCCTACCTTCATCCTAGAGAGGAGATCTTTGTTAGAAATGTATGCAGACTTCTTTGCACATCCTGATTTATTTGTAAG TATCGCTGAGCAGCCGGAGCCCCGGGAGCGCATGGTTCACGTGGTAAAGTGGTACCTGTCAGCCTTCCATGCAGGACGGAAAGGCTCAGTTGCCAAGAAACCTTACAATCCAATCCTGGGAGAAGTTTTCTACTGCCACTGGGATCTGCCCAGCGAGGCAGAGGAGCCCTCCCCACACACG GAGACGGTATCAGATGGTCCAGTTCCCTGGTCTTCAcccaacagtgtgtgttttgtggcgGAGCAGGTCTCTCACCACCCACCCA ttTCTGCATTCTACGCAGAGTGTTTAAATAAGAAGATCCAGTTCAATGCCCACATCTGGACTAAGTCTAAGTTCTTAGGCATGTCCATAGGTGTCCACAACATTGGCCAAG GTTGTGTGTCATGTTTGGAGCATGATGAACATTACATCCTCACCTTCCCTAATGGATatggcag GTCGATTCTGACCGTGCCATGGGTGGAGCTCGGTGGGGAGTGCAACATATCCTGCTCCAAGTCGGGCTACAGCGCCAACATCGTGTTCCACACCAAACCTTTCTATGGAGGAAAGAAGCACAGGATCACCGCTGAGATTTT TGCACCTAATGATAAAAAGTCTTTCTGCTCCATTGAAGGGGAGTGGAATGGAGTAATGTATGCCAAGTGGGCAACTGGG GAGAACACAGTGTTCATAGACACTAAGAGGATGGGCATCATTaagaagaaagtgagaaagCTGGAAGACCAGCTTGAATACGAGTCTCGAAG ATTGTGGAGAGATGTGACGCTGAACCTGAAGCTGAAAGACATTGATGCAGCAACAGAAGCCAAGCACCGgttggaggagaaacagagagccgaagcgagagagaggaaggagaacgAGCAGCAGTGGGAGACTAGG ctatTCCACGAGGACGGGGAGTGCTGGGTCTACGATGAGCCTCTATTAAAGAGATTAGTCTCACAGAGGCACTGA
- the osbpl9 gene encoding oxysterol-binding protein-related protein 9 isoform X1, with protein MASIMEGPLSKWTNVMKGWQYRWFVLDYNAGLLSYYTSKDKMMRGSRRGCVRLRGAVIGIDDEDDSTFTITVDQKTFHFQARDADEREKWIHALEGTILRHTLQLREAETGFVPSVQDFDKKLAEADAYLQILIDQLKLFDEKIKDCKEDESRRKIENLKETTCSMVESIKHCIVLLQIAKDQSNEQQHANGLISTINPVDGIYQPPLDTPVVNTTMPTQTTLPTDASQVCKSDQRPSTLPVGPVVTVMGSLQTPTPNSTGSGPSGPSSGVASPAHIPLPSHSVPDFSYSSSEDEFYDADEFYQSSTSPKHCIDPSGPAAATPLTNEETGLKRPDTTESLNSSMSNGTTDADQFDSHDDRDDEGEGESVEEHKSVIMHLLSQVRLGMDLTKVVLPTFILERRSLLEMYADFFAHPDLFVSIAEQPEPRERMVHVVKWYLSAFHAGRKGSVAKKPYNPILGEVFYCHWDLPSEAEEPSPHTETVSDGPVPWSSPNSVCFVAEQVSHHPPISAFYAECLNKKIQFNAHIWTKSKFLGMSIGVHNIGQGCVSCLEHDEHYILTFPNGYGRSILTVPWVELGGECNISCSKSGYSANIVFHTKPFYGGKKHRITAEIFAPNDKKSFCSIEGEWNGVMYAKWATGENTVFIDTKRMGIIKKKVRKLEDQLEYESRRLWRDVTLNLKLKDIDAATEAKHRLEEKQRAEARERKENEQQWETRLFHEDGECWVYDEPLLKRLVSQRH; from the exons GGAGCTGTGATCGGCATTGATGACGAGGACGACAGTACATTCACCATCACTGTGGACCAGAAGACTTTCCATTTCCAAG CTCGAGATGCAGACGAGCGGGAGAAGTGGATCCACGCCTTAGAGGGAACTATTCTCCGCCACACCCTCCAGCTCCGG GAGGCTGAGACAGGATTTGTTCCAAGTGTTCAAGACTTTGATAAGAAGCTAGCTGAAGCTGATGCCTACCTACAGATTCTGATTGACCAGTTAAAG ctgtttgatgagaagatcaaGGACTGCAAAGAAGATGAATCACGCAGA aaAATTGAAAATCTGAAAGAGACTACTTGT agtATGGTAGAGTCCATCAAGCACTGTATTGTACTGCTGCAAATTGCCAAG GACCAAAGTAACGAACAGCAACACGCAAACGGACTTATA AGCACCATAAACCCAGTGGATGGGATCTACCAGCCCCCTCTGGATACTCCTGTAGTCAACACCACGATGCCAACACAGACCACACTACCAACAG ACGCTTCTCAGGTGTGTAAATCAGACCAACGACCCTCCACATTACCTGTTGGTCCCGTCGTCACAGTGATGGGCAGTCTGCAGACCCCGACTCCCAACAGCACAG GGAGTGGCCCATCAGGCCCCAGCAGCGGCGTCGCTTCCCCAGCTCACATTCCCCTCCCCTCGCACTCAGTGCCAGACTTCAGCTATTCCTCCAGCGAGGATGAGTTCTACGACGCTGATGAGTTTTACCAGAGCAGCACTTCCCCCAAACATTGCATAGA TCCCTCAGGCCCTGCTGCCGCCACACCCCTCACTAATGAAGAAACAGGGTTGAAACGGCCAGACACCACCGAATCCCTCAACTCGTCCATGTCCAATGGTACCACAGATGCAG ATCAGTTTGACAGCCATGACGATCGTGACGATGAAGGCGAGGGCGAGTCTGTGGAGGAGCACAAGAGCGTCATCATGCATCTGCTCTCTCAAGTTCGCTTGGGCATGGACCTCACGAAG GTGGTCCTGCCTACCTTCATCCTAGAGAGGAGATCTTTGTTAGAAATGTATGCAGACTTCTTTGCACATCCTGATTTATTTGTAAG TATCGCTGAGCAGCCGGAGCCCCGGGAGCGCATGGTTCACGTGGTAAAGTGGTACCTGTCAGCCTTCCATGCAGGACGGAAAGGCTCAGTTGCCAAGAAACCTTACAATCCAATCCTGGGAGAAGTTTTCTACTGCCACTGGGATCTGCCCAGCGAGGCAGAGGAGCCCTCCCCACACACG GAGACGGTATCAGATGGTCCAGTTCCCTGGTCTTCAcccaacagtgtgtgttttgtggcgGAGCAGGTCTCTCACCACCCACCCA ttTCTGCATTCTACGCAGAGTGTTTAAATAAGAAGATCCAGTTCAATGCCCACATCTGGACTAAGTCTAAGTTCTTAGGCATGTCCATAGGTGTCCACAACATTGGCCAAG GTTGTGTGTCATGTTTGGAGCATGATGAACATTACATCCTCACCTTCCCTAATGGATatggcag GTCGATTCTGACCGTGCCATGGGTGGAGCTCGGTGGGGAGTGCAACATATCCTGCTCCAAGTCGGGCTACAGCGCCAACATCGTGTTCCACACCAAACCTTTCTATGGAGGAAAGAAGCACAGGATCACCGCTGAGATTTT TGCACCTAATGATAAAAAGTCTTTCTGCTCCATTGAAGGGGAGTGGAATGGAGTAATGTATGCCAAGTGGGCAACTGGG GAGAACACAGTGTTCATAGACACTAAGAGGATGGGCATCATTaagaagaaagtgagaaagCTGGAAGACCAGCTTGAATACGAGTCTCGAAG ATTGTGGAGAGATGTGACGCTGAACCTGAAGCTGAAAGACATTGATGCAGCAACAGAAGCCAAGCACCGgttggaggagaaacagagagccgaagcgagagagaggaaggagaacgAGCAGCAGTGGGAGACTAGG ctatTCCACGAGGACGGGGAGTGCTGGGTCTACGATGAGCCTCTATTAAAGAGATTAGTCTCACAGAGGCACTGA
- the osbpl9 gene encoding oxysterol-binding protein-related protein 9 isoform X4 produces MSGGGGADVWEYFRNSEEEAETGFVPSVQDFDKKLAEADAYLQILIDQLKLFDEKIKDCKEDESRRKIENLKETTCSMVESIKHCIVLLQIAKDQSNEQQHANGLISTINPVDGIYQPPLDTPVVNTTMPTQTTLPTDASQVCKSDQRPSTLPVGPVVTVMGSLQTPTPNSTGSGPSGPSSGVASPAHIPLPSHSVPDFSYSSSEDEFYDADEFYQSSTSPKHCIDPSGPAAATPLTNEETGLKRPDTTESLNSSMSNGTTDADQFDSHDDRDDEGEGESVEEHKSVIMHLLSQVRLGMDLTKVVLPTFILERRSLLEMYADFFAHPDLFVSIAEQPEPRERMVHVVKWYLSAFHAGRKGSVAKKPYNPILGEVFYCHWDLPSEAEEPSPHTETVSDGPVPWSSPNSVCFVAEQVSHHPPISAFYAECLNKKIQFNAHIWTKSKFLGMSIGVHNIGQGCVSCLEHDEHYILTFPNGYGRSILTVPWVELGGECNISCSKSGYSANIVFHTKPFYGGKKHRITAEIFAPNDKKSFCSIEGEWNGVMYAKWATGENTVFIDTKRMGIIKKKVRKLEDQLEYESRRLWRDVTLNLKLKDIDAATEAKHRLEEKQRAEARERKENEQQWETRLFHEDGECWVYDEPLLKRLVSQRH; encoded by the exons ATGAGTGGGGGTGGAGGTGCAGACGTCTGGGAATATTTCAGGAACAGTGAAGAG GAGGCTGAGACAGGATTTGTTCCAAGTGTTCAAGACTTTGATAAGAAGCTAGCTGAAGCTGATGCCTACCTACAGATTCTGATTGACCAGTTAAAG ctgtttgatgagaagatcaaGGACTGCAAAGAAGATGAATCACGCAGA aaAATTGAAAATCTGAAAGAGACTACTTGT agtATGGTAGAGTCCATCAAGCACTGTATTGTACTGCTGCAAATTGCCAAG GACCAAAGTAACGAACAGCAACACGCAAACGGACTTATA AGCACCATAAACCCAGTGGATGGGATCTACCAGCCCCCTCTGGATACTCCTGTAGTCAACACCACGATGCCAACACAGACCACACTACCAACAG ACGCTTCTCAGGTGTGTAAATCAGACCAACGACCCTCCACATTACCTGTTGGTCCCGTCGTCACAGTGATGGGCAGTCTGCAGACCCCGACTCCCAACAGCACAG GGAGTGGCCCATCAGGCCCCAGCAGCGGCGTCGCTTCCCCAGCTCACATTCCCCTCCCCTCGCACTCAGTGCCAGACTTCAGCTATTCCTCCAGCGAGGATGAGTTCTACGACGCTGATGAGTTTTACCAGAGCAGCACTTCCCCCAAACATTGCATAGA TCCCTCAGGCCCTGCTGCCGCCACACCCCTCACTAATGAAGAAACAGGGTTGAAACGGCCAGACACCACCGAATCCCTCAACTCGTCCATGTCCAATGGTACCACAGATGCAG ATCAGTTTGACAGCCATGACGATCGTGACGATGAAGGCGAGGGCGAGTCTGTGGAGGAGCACAAGAGCGTCATCATGCATCTGCTCTCTCAAGTTCGCTTGGGCATGGACCTCACGAAG GTGGTCCTGCCTACCTTCATCCTAGAGAGGAGATCTTTGTTAGAAATGTATGCAGACTTCTTTGCACATCCTGATTTATTTGTAAG TATCGCTGAGCAGCCGGAGCCCCGGGAGCGCATGGTTCACGTGGTAAAGTGGTACCTGTCAGCCTTCCATGCAGGACGGAAAGGCTCAGTTGCCAAGAAACCTTACAATCCAATCCTGGGAGAAGTTTTCTACTGCCACTGGGATCTGCCCAGCGAGGCAGAGGAGCCCTCCCCACACACG GAGACGGTATCAGATGGTCCAGTTCCCTGGTCTTCAcccaacagtgtgtgttttgtggcgGAGCAGGTCTCTCACCACCCACCCA ttTCTGCATTCTACGCAGAGTGTTTAAATAAGAAGATCCAGTTCAATGCCCACATCTGGACTAAGTCTAAGTTCTTAGGCATGTCCATAGGTGTCCACAACATTGGCCAAG GTTGTGTGTCATGTTTGGAGCATGATGAACATTACATCCTCACCTTCCCTAATGGATatggcag GTCGATTCTGACCGTGCCATGGGTGGAGCTCGGTGGGGAGTGCAACATATCCTGCTCCAAGTCGGGCTACAGCGCCAACATCGTGTTCCACACCAAACCTTTCTATGGAGGAAAGAAGCACAGGATCACCGCTGAGATTTT TGCACCTAATGATAAAAAGTCTTTCTGCTCCATTGAAGGGGAGTGGAATGGAGTAATGTATGCCAAGTGGGCAACTGGG GAGAACACAGTGTTCATAGACACTAAGAGGATGGGCATCATTaagaagaaagtgagaaagCTGGAAGACCAGCTTGAATACGAGTCTCGAAG ATTGTGGAGAGATGTGACGCTGAACCTGAAGCTGAAAGACATTGATGCAGCAACAGAAGCCAAGCACCGgttggaggagaaacagagagccgaagcgagagagaggaaggagaacgAGCAGCAGTGGGAGACTAGG ctatTCCACGAGGACGGGGAGTGCTGGGTCTACGATGAGCCTCTATTAAAGAGATTAGTCTCACAGAGGCACTGA
- the osbpl9 gene encoding oxysterol-binding protein-related protein 9 isoform X5: MSIGARRPEAETGFVPSVQDFDKKLAEADAYLQILIDQLKLFDEKIKDCKEDESRRKIENLKETTCSMVESIKHCIVLLQIAKDQSNEQQHANGLISTINPVDGIYQPPLDTPVVNTTMPTQTTLPTDASQVCKSDQRPSTLPVGPVVTVMGSLQTPTPNSTGSGPSGPSSGVASPAHIPLPSHSVPDFSYSSSEDEFYDADEFYQSSTSPKHCIDPSGPAAATPLTNEETGLKRPDTTESLNSSMSNGTTDADQFDSHDDRDDEGEGESVEEHKSVIMHLLSQVRLGMDLTKVVLPTFILERRSLLEMYADFFAHPDLFVSIAEQPEPRERMVHVVKWYLSAFHAGRKGSVAKKPYNPILGEVFYCHWDLPSEAEEPSPHTETVSDGPVPWSSPNSVCFVAEQVSHHPPISAFYAECLNKKIQFNAHIWTKSKFLGMSIGVHNIGQGCVSCLEHDEHYILTFPNGYGRSILTVPWVELGGECNISCSKSGYSANIVFHTKPFYGGKKHRITAEIFAPNDKKSFCSIEGEWNGVMYAKWATGENTVFIDTKRMGIIKKKVRKLEDQLEYESRRLWRDVTLNLKLKDIDAATEAKHRLEEKQRAEARERKENEQQWETRLFHEDGECWVYDEPLLKRLVSQRH; this comes from the exons ATGTCCATTGGAGCGCGGCGCCCA GAGGCTGAGACAGGATTTGTTCCAAGTGTTCAAGACTTTGATAAGAAGCTAGCTGAAGCTGATGCCTACCTACAGATTCTGATTGACCAGTTAAAG ctgtttgatgagaagatcaaGGACTGCAAAGAAGATGAATCACGCAGA aaAATTGAAAATCTGAAAGAGACTACTTGT agtATGGTAGAGTCCATCAAGCACTGTATTGTACTGCTGCAAATTGCCAAG GACCAAAGTAACGAACAGCAACACGCAAACGGACTTATA AGCACCATAAACCCAGTGGATGGGATCTACCAGCCCCCTCTGGATACTCCTGTAGTCAACACCACGATGCCAACACAGACCACACTACCAACAG ACGCTTCTCAGGTGTGTAAATCAGACCAACGACCCTCCACATTACCTGTTGGTCCCGTCGTCACAGTGATGGGCAGTCTGCAGACCCCGACTCCCAACAGCACAG GGAGTGGCCCATCAGGCCCCAGCAGCGGCGTCGCTTCCCCAGCTCACATTCCCCTCCCCTCGCACTCAGTGCCAGACTTCAGCTATTCCTCCAGCGAGGATGAGTTCTACGACGCTGATGAGTTTTACCAGAGCAGCACTTCCCCCAAACATTGCATAGA TCCCTCAGGCCCTGCTGCCGCCACACCCCTCACTAATGAAGAAACAGGGTTGAAACGGCCAGACACCACCGAATCCCTCAACTCGTCCATGTCCAATGGTACCACAGATGCAG ATCAGTTTGACAGCCATGACGATCGTGACGATGAAGGCGAGGGCGAGTCTGTGGAGGAGCACAAGAGCGTCATCATGCATCTGCTCTCTCAAGTTCGCTTGGGCATGGACCTCACGAAG GTGGTCCTGCCTACCTTCATCCTAGAGAGGAGATCTTTGTTAGAAATGTATGCAGACTTCTTTGCACATCCTGATTTATTTGTAAG TATCGCTGAGCAGCCGGAGCCCCGGGAGCGCATGGTTCACGTGGTAAAGTGGTACCTGTCAGCCTTCCATGCAGGACGGAAAGGCTCAGTTGCCAAGAAACCTTACAATCCAATCCTGGGAGAAGTTTTCTACTGCCACTGGGATCTGCCCAGCGAGGCAGAGGAGCCCTCCCCACACACG GAGACGGTATCAGATGGTCCAGTTCCCTGGTCTTCAcccaacagtgtgtgttttgtggcgGAGCAGGTCTCTCACCACCCACCCA ttTCTGCATTCTACGCAGAGTGTTTAAATAAGAAGATCCAGTTCAATGCCCACATCTGGACTAAGTCTAAGTTCTTAGGCATGTCCATAGGTGTCCACAACATTGGCCAAG GTTGTGTGTCATGTTTGGAGCATGATGAACATTACATCCTCACCTTCCCTAATGGATatggcag GTCGATTCTGACCGTGCCATGGGTGGAGCTCGGTGGGGAGTGCAACATATCCTGCTCCAAGTCGGGCTACAGCGCCAACATCGTGTTCCACACCAAACCTTTCTATGGAGGAAAGAAGCACAGGATCACCGCTGAGATTTT TGCACCTAATGATAAAAAGTCTTTCTGCTCCATTGAAGGGGAGTGGAATGGAGTAATGTATGCCAAGTGGGCAACTGGG GAGAACACAGTGTTCATAGACACTAAGAGGATGGGCATCATTaagaagaaagtgagaaagCTGGAAGACCAGCTTGAATACGAGTCTCGAAG ATTGTGGAGAGATGTGACGCTGAACCTGAAGCTGAAAGACATTGATGCAGCAACAGAAGCCAAGCACCGgttggaggagaaacagagagccgaagcgagagagaggaaggagaacgAGCAGCAGTGGGAGACTAGG ctatTCCACGAGGACGGGGAGTGCTGGGTCTACGATGAGCCTCTATTAAAGAGATTAGTCTCACAGAGGCACTGA
- the osbpl9 gene encoding oxysterol-binding protein-related protein 9 isoform X2 — MASIMEGPLSKWTNVMKGWQYRWFVLDYNAGLLSYYTSKDKMMRGSRRGCVRLRGAVIGIDDEDDSTFTITVDQKTFHFQARDADEREKWIHALEGTILRHTLQLREAETGFVPSVQDFDKKLAEADAYLQILIDQLKLFDEKIKDCKEDESRRKIENLKETTCSMVESIKHCIVLLQIAKSTINPVDGIYQPPLDTPVVNTTMPTQTTLPTDASQVCKSDQRPSTLPVGPVVTVMGSLQTPTPNSTGSGPSGPSSGVASPAHIPLPSHSVPDFSYSSSEDEFYDADEFYQSSTSPKHCIDPSGPAAATPLTNEETGLKRPDTTESLNSSMSNGTTDADQFDSHDDRDDEGEGESVEEHKSVIMHLLSQVRLGMDLTKVVLPTFILERRSLLEMYADFFAHPDLFVSIAEQPEPRERMVHVVKWYLSAFHAGRKGSVAKKPYNPILGEVFYCHWDLPSEAEEPSPHTETVSDGPVPWSSPNSVCFVAEQVSHHPPISAFYAECLNKKIQFNAHIWTKSKFLGMSIGVHNIGQGCVSCLEHDEHYILTFPNGYGRSILTVPWVELGGECNISCSKSGYSANIVFHTKPFYGGKKHRITAEIFAPNDKKSFCSIEGEWNGVMYAKWATGENTVFIDTKRMGIIKKKVRKLEDQLEYESRRLWRDVTLNLKLKDIDAATEAKHRLEEKQRAEARERKENEQQWETRLFHEDGECWVYDEPLLKRLVSQRH, encoded by the exons GGAGCTGTGATCGGCATTGATGACGAGGACGACAGTACATTCACCATCACTGTGGACCAGAAGACTTTCCATTTCCAAG CTCGAGATGCAGACGAGCGGGAGAAGTGGATCCACGCCTTAGAGGGAACTATTCTCCGCCACACCCTCCAGCTCCGG GAGGCTGAGACAGGATTTGTTCCAAGTGTTCAAGACTTTGATAAGAAGCTAGCTGAAGCTGATGCCTACCTACAGATTCTGATTGACCAGTTAAAG ctgtttgatgagaagatcaaGGACTGCAAAGAAGATGAATCACGCAGA aaAATTGAAAATCTGAAAGAGACTACTTGT agtATGGTAGAGTCCATCAAGCACTGTATTGTACTGCTGCAAATTGCCAAG AGCACCATAAACCCAGTGGATGGGATCTACCAGCCCCCTCTGGATACTCCTGTAGTCAACACCACGATGCCAACACAGACCACACTACCAACAG ACGCTTCTCAGGTGTGTAAATCAGACCAACGACCCTCCACATTACCTGTTGGTCCCGTCGTCACAGTGATGGGCAGTCTGCAGACCCCGACTCCCAACAGCACAG GGAGTGGCCCATCAGGCCCCAGCAGCGGCGTCGCTTCCCCAGCTCACATTCCCCTCCCCTCGCACTCAGTGCCAGACTTCAGCTATTCCTCCAGCGAGGATGAGTTCTACGACGCTGATGAGTTTTACCAGAGCAGCACTTCCCCCAAACATTGCATAGA TCCCTCAGGCCCTGCTGCCGCCACACCCCTCACTAATGAAGAAACAGGGTTGAAACGGCCAGACACCACCGAATCCCTCAACTCGTCCATGTCCAATGGTACCACAGATGCAG ATCAGTTTGACAGCCATGACGATCGTGACGATGAAGGCGAGGGCGAGTCTGTGGAGGAGCACAAGAGCGTCATCATGCATCTGCTCTCTCAAGTTCGCTTGGGCATGGACCTCACGAAG GTGGTCCTGCCTACCTTCATCCTAGAGAGGAGATCTTTGTTAGAAATGTATGCAGACTTCTTTGCACATCCTGATTTATTTGTAAG TATCGCTGAGCAGCCGGAGCCCCGGGAGCGCATGGTTCACGTGGTAAAGTGGTACCTGTCAGCCTTCCATGCAGGACGGAAAGGCTCAGTTGCCAAGAAACCTTACAATCCAATCCTGGGAGAAGTTTTCTACTGCCACTGGGATCTGCCCAGCGAGGCAGAGGAGCCCTCCCCACACACG GAGACGGTATCAGATGGTCCAGTTCCCTGGTCTTCAcccaacagtgtgtgttttgtggcgGAGCAGGTCTCTCACCACCCACCCA ttTCTGCATTCTACGCAGAGTGTTTAAATAAGAAGATCCAGTTCAATGCCCACATCTGGACTAAGTCTAAGTTCTTAGGCATGTCCATAGGTGTCCACAACATTGGCCAAG GTTGTGTGTCATGTTTGGAGCATGATGAACATTACATCCTCACCTTCCCTAATGGATatggcag GTCGATTCTGACCGTGCCATGGGTGGAGCTCGGTGGGGAGTGCAACATATCCTGCTCCAAGTCGGGCTACAGCGCCAACATCGTGTTCCACACCAAACCTTTCTATGGAGGAAAGAAGCACAGGATCACCGCTGAGATTTT TGCACCTAATGATAAAAAGTCTTTCTGCTCCATTGAAGGGGAGTGGAATGGAGTAATGTATGCCAAGTGGGCAACTGGG GAGAACACAGTGTTCATAGACACTAAGAGGATGGGCATCATTaagaagaaagtgagaaagCTGGAAGACCAGCTTGAATACGAGTCTCGAAG ATTGTGGAGAGATGTGACGCTGAACCTGAAGCTGAAAGACATTGATGCAGCAACAGAAGCCAAGCACCGgttggaggagaaacagagagccgaagcgagagagaggaaggagaacgAGCAGCAGTGGGAGACTAGG ctatTCCACGAGGACGGGGAGTGCTGGGTCTACGATGAGCCTCTATTAAAGAGATTAGTCTCACAGAGGCACTGA